One window from the genome of Candidatus Didemnitutus sp. encodes:
- a CDS encoding DEAD/DEAH box helicase, which yields MAFKALNLSEPVLRGIQAAGYTDPTPIQLRAIPVVLGGGDLIGSAQTGTGKTAAFALPILSRLEKHAARPRVLVLEPTRELAAQVETAFRDFARFTDLRTVAVFGGVGYGLQRSELRKGVDVICATPGRLMDYVKDGSINLRDIQILVLDEVDRMLDMGFLPVVKDIISRCPRERQTLFFSATVPPEIQAVAHFALRNPTRVEVGVNRSVNRSINHALYPVALAQKFDLLVALLAQTDFDSVLVFSRTKHGADKIARKLKAANHSVAVLHANRSQNQRIEALAGFKSGKYEVMVATDIAARGIDVAGVTHVINYDVPENPEDYVHRIGRTGRAQAVGDAFTLVTPENADDIRDIQRFIGQKIPELRLEGFDYLPFGVAQPKQPQQQGRGHRGGGHRGGGGGGGGGHRGGFRGGHGGGHPNRDSNGGKVGFSFRGRR from the coding sequence ATGGCCTTTAAAGCTCTCAATCTCTCCGAGCCCGTGCTCCGCGGCATCCAAGCCGCCGGCTACACGGACCCGACTCCCATCCAGCTCCGCGCGATCCCCGTCGTGCTCGGCGGCGGCGACCTCATCGGCTCCGCCCAGACCGGCACCGGCAAGACCGCCGCCTTCGCGCTCCCGATCCTCTCGCGCCTCGAAAAACACGCCGCGCGCCCGCGCGTGCTCGTGCTCGAACCGACGCGCGAACTCGCCGCGCAAGTCGAGACCGCCTTCCGCGATTTCGCGCGCTTCACCGACCTCCGCACCGTTGCCGTCTTCGGCGGCGTCGGATATGGCCTCCAACGCAGCGAGCTGCGCAAGGGCGTCGACGTCATCTGCGCCACGCCCGGCCGCCTCATGGACTACGTGAAGGACGGTTCGATCAACCTGCGCGACATCCAGATTCTCGTTCTCGACGAAGTCGACCGCATGCTCGACATGGGATTCCTCCCGGTCGTGAAGGACATCATCAGCCGCTGCCCACGCGAGCGTCAGACGCTGTTTTTCTCCGCGACTGTCCCGCCTGAAATCCAGGCCGTCGCGCATTTCGCGCTGCGCAATCCGACGCGCGTCGAGGTCGGCGTGAACCGCTCCGTCAACCGCTCGATCAACCACGCGCTCTACCCGGTCGCGCTGGCGCAGAAATTCGACCTCCTCGTTGCGCTCCTCGCGCAGACCGATTTCGACAGCGTGCTCGTCTTCTCGCGCACGAAGCACGGCGCCGACAAGATCGCGCGCAAGCTCAAGGCCGCGAACCACAGCGTCGCCGTCCTCCACGCCAACCGCTCGCAGAACCAGCGCATCGAGGCGCTCGCCGGCTTCAAATCCGGCAAATACGAAGTGATGGTCGCGACCGACATCGCCGCGCGCGGCATCGACGTCGCCGGCGTCACGCACGTCATCAATTACGACGTCCCGGAAAATCCCGAGGACTACGTCCACCGCATCGGCCGCACCGGTCGCGCGCAAGCCGTCGGCGACGCGTTCACGCTCGTCACGCCCGAGAACGCCGACGACATCCGCGACATCCAGCGTTTCATCGGCCAAAAAATTCCCGAACTGCGCCTCGAAGGCTTCGACTATCTCCCGTTCGGTGTCGCGCAGCCGAAGCAGCCGCAGCAACAAGGCCGCGGCCATCGCGGCGGCGGTCATCGTGGCGGTGGCGGTGGTGGTGGCGGCGGTCATCGCGGAGGTTTTCGCGGCGGTCACGGCGGTGGACACCCGAACCGCGACAGCAACGGCGGCAAAGTCGGCTTCAGCTTCCGCGGTCGCCGCTGA
- a CDS encoding uracil-DNA glycosylase family protein, which yields MPAPTVAAVQKHLARLAACRACPRMHKPVVVGRAVVSRVLLVGQAPGDKEPVLGRPFAWTAGKTLFKWFNEALGWTEDETRDRVYFAAMCRCFPGKKATGGDRVPDEDEIAACGRWLDAELDLLEPALVLPVGKLAITRFLPPAPLNDIIGKKFRIAHRGRALDCIPLPHPSGASPWHRMEPGKTLLRQALAQVAKHPAIRAGV from the coding sequence ATGCCTGCGCCCACCGTCGCTGCCGTCCAAAAACACCTCGCGCGCCTCGCCGCGTGTCGCGCCTGTCCGCGCATGCACAAGCCGGTCGTCGTCGGTCGCGCAGTCGTGTCGCGCGTGCTGCTTGTCGGGCAAGCTCCCGGCGACAAGGAGCCGGTGCTGGGCCGACCGTTCGCGTGGACGGCCGGCAAGACGCTCTTCAAGTGGTTCAACGAAGCGCTCGGCTGGACCGAGGACGAGACACGCGATCGCGTCTACTTCGCCGCGATGTGCCGCTGTTTCCCCGGCAAGAAGGCCACTGGCGGCGACCGCGTGCCCGATGAGGATGAGATCGCCGCCTGCGGTCGCTGGCTCGACGCGGAGCTCGACCTGCTCGAGCCCGCGCTCGTTCTCCCGGTCGGCAAGCTCGCCATCACGCGCTTCCTGCCGCCCGCGCCGTTGAACGACATCATCGGGAAAAAATTCCGCATCGCGCACCGTGGCCGCGCGCTCGACTGCATCCCGCTGCCGCATCCGAGCGGCGCGTCGCCCTGGCACCGCATGGAGCCAGGCAAGACGCTCCTCCGCCAAGCCCTCGCGCAAGTGGCGAAACACCCCGCCATCCGCGCCGGCGTGTAA
- a CDS encoding D-alanyl-D-alanine carboxypeptidase has product MKLRFRLFLLPLLALAALAHAKTKAATHATPAPGSYAGAIVIDVATGQTIWEDSADVSNPPASMTKLMTFAVLHDKLADGSLTLQTMVQVDAADARMGGTQVYLDPREQFTVEELIYAMMIQSANDAAHALARTAAGSVEGFVELMNAKARALGMNSTTFRSPHGLPPPSRRVSEGDLSTPRDFAQLCRYLVQNTDVLKYTSVRERAFGAARAKGPVVMINHNKLLGKIAGVDGLKTGYTEAAGYCLSATAERNGRRIVAVIMGSFGPNRSVDKGRARDLKMIELIDRAFAGLPPKPVNLGGAGAPATNAVTSAPTAAADAMPTVKTADLPPAPAARPSSDESSTAKEPAVVFRVIPPVTSPKKP; this is encoded by the coding sequence ATGAAGCTCCGGTTCCGGCTTTTCCTTCTCCCGCTGCTCGCGCTCGCCGCCCTCGCGCACGCGAAAACCAAGGCGGCCACACACGCCACGCCCGCGCCCGGCAGTTACGCCGGCGCGATCGTGATCGACGTAGCGACCGGCCAGACGATTTGGGAGGACAGTGCCGACGTCTCCAACCCGCCCGCGAGCATGACGAAGCTCATGACCTTCGCCGTGCTGCACGACAAACTCGCCGACGGCTCGCTCACGTTGCAGACGATGGTGCAGGTGGATGCGGCTGATGCTCGGATGGGCGGCACACAGGTCTATCTCGACCCGCGCGAGCAGTTCACCGTCGAGGAACTCATCTACGCGATGATGATTCAATCCGCCAACGACGCCGCGCACGCGCTGGCACGCACTGCGGCCGGCTCGGTCGAGGGCTTCGTCGAGTTGATGAACGCCAAGGCGCGCGCGCTCGGCATGAACAGCACGACGTTCCGTTCACCGCACGGCCTGCCGCCGCCGAGCCGCCGCGTCAGCGAGGGCGACCTCTCCACGCCACGCGACTTCGCGCAGCTCTGCCGCTATCTCGTGCAGAACACCGACGTCCTGAAATACACCTCGGTCCGCGAACGTGCGTTCGGCGCGGCGCGCGCCAAGGGGCCTGTCGTGATGATCAATCACAACAAGCTCCTCGGCAAAATTGCCGGCGTCGACGGTCTCAAGACCGGCTACACGGAAGCCGCCGGTTATTGCCTCAGCGCGACCGCCGAGCGCAACGGCCGTCGCATCGTCGCCGTCATCATGGGCTCGTTCGGCCCGAATCGCTCCGTCGACAAGGGCCGTGCGCGTGACCTGAAGATGATCGAGTTGATCGACCGCGCCTTCGCAGGCCTGCCGCCGAAGCCCGTGAACTTGGGCGGGGCAGGCGCGCCGGCGACGAATGCCGTCACGAGCGCCCCGACCGCCGCGGCCGACGCCATGCCGACGGTGAAAACCGCCGACCTCCCGCCCGCGCCCGCCGCGCGCCCGTCGAGCGATGAATCCTCGACGGCGAAGGAACCCGCGGTAGTCTTCCGCGTCATTCCTCCTGTCACTTCGCCGAAGAAACCATGA
- a CDS encoding FKBP-type peptidyl-prolyl cis-trans isomerase translates to MSPAVRRLVFVFASLVFLSGSPLFAQRERLPVEDLEVVESRWPNAKKTSTGLRYIVLKEGDQKSATAQAGDRAAVLYKGMLLDGTVFDQSLDPEHPFKPRIGRDELIPAWDQALTRMHKGEKWLLIVPYELGYGTRGNPPKIPKRATLVFEMELLDFGKNLPLN, encoded by the coding sequence ATGAGCCCTGCCGTCCGCCGCCTCGTTTTTGTTTTCGCCAGTCTTGTTTTCCTCAGCGGTTCGCCGCTGTTCGCCCAGCGCGAGCGCCTGCCAGTCGAGGATCTCGAAGTGGTCGAGAGCCGCTGGCCCAACGCCAAGAAGACCTCCACCGGTCTCCGCTACATCGTCCTCAAGGAGGGCGATCAGAAGAGCGCCACCGCGCAGGCCGGCGATCGCGCCGCCGTGCTCTACAAAGGCATGCTGCTCGATGGGACCGTGTTCGACCAATCGCTGGACCCGGAGCATCCCTTCAAGCCGCGGATCGGTCGCGACGAATTGATTCCCGCCTGGGATCAGGCGCTCACGCGCATGCACAAGGGCGAGAAATGGCTCCTGATCGTGCCCTACGAACTCGGCTACGGCACCCGCGGCAATCCGCCGAAAATCCCGAAGCGCGCGACGCTGGTCTTCGAGATGGAGCTGCTCGATTTCGGCAAGAACCTGCCGCTGAACTGA
- a CDS encoding GDSL family lipase: MLFLGDSITEGWGKAPDVWKTNYEKYQAANFGIGGDRTEHVIWRIEDGVLKGVKPKVVVLMIGTNNSSEHTGEQIAAADRKIVELIRTNIPETKVLLLAIFPRGPRKDKEGKIIDDGVKRMQAIHEANAILAKLDDGQHVRFLDIGAKFLGADGKIPDSIMPDQLHPNAAGYQIWADAMRPLLEEMMK; the protein is encoded by the coding sequence CTGCTCTTTCTCGGCGACTCGATCACCGAAGGCTGGGGCAAGGCGCCGGACGTCTGGAAAACCAACTACGAGAAATACCAGGCCGCCAACTTCGGCATCGGCGGCGATCGCACCGAACACGTCATCTGGCGCATCGAGGACGGCGTGCTGAAAGGCGTGAAGCCCAAGGTCGTCGTGCTGATGATCGGCACCAACAACTCCAGTGAACACACCGGCGAACAGATCGCCGCTGCCGACCGGAAAATCGTCGAACTCATCCGCACCAACATTCCCGAGACCAAGGTGTTGCTGCTGGCCATCTTCCCGCGCGGCCCGCGCAAGGATAAGGAAGGCAAAATCATCGACGACGGCGTGAAGCGCATGCAGGCGATCCACGAGGCCAATGCGATCCTCGCGAAACTCGACGACGGCCAGCACGTGCGTTTCCTCGACATCGGCGCGAAATTCCTCGGCGCCGACGGCAAGATTCCGGACAGCATCATGCCCGATCAGCTGCACCCGAACGCCGCGGGCTACCAAATCTGGGCCGACGCGATGCGACCGCTGCTCGAAGAAATGATGAAGTGA
- the rarD gene encoding EamA family transporter RarD, whose protein sequence is MVLRLALAPQHPEARRGALAAVGAFTFWGVIPIYWKFLTNISPVELIAHRAVWSLVFLLGVLRWQGRLSSMWSAFRSVRTLGFNFVTGTLLMGNWLTFIWAVNHGHILDSSLGYFLVPLFNVAAGFVFFHERPRPLQWTAIALAASGVAWMLFRVDHMPWVALLIVATWSGYGLIRKKSPMGALDGLTVETLLYLPVTAGYLIWLAAHGAGALGHVSAQEHVLVLCSGWITAIPLVWFAYGALRVRLTTLGLLQYISPSLAFLVGWLVYHEAFDGLRAVSFGLIWCGLACYTADSFWSQRKALFG, encoded by the coding sequence ATGGTTTTGCGCTTGGCTCTCGCACCACAGCATCCCGAAGCCCGCCGCGGCGCCCTCGCAGCGGTCGGCGCGTTCACGTTCTGGGGCGTCATTCCCATCTACTGGAAGTTCCTGACGAACATCAGTCCGGTGGAATTGATCGCGCACCGCGCCGTCTGGTCGCTGGTATTCCTGCTCGGCGTGCTGCGTTGGCAAGGCCGGCTCTCCAGCATGTGGTCCGCATTCCGCTCGGTGCGCACGCTCGGCTTCAACTTCGTCACGGGCACACTGCTCATGGGCAACTGGCTGACGTTCATCTGGGCGGTCAACCACGGCCACATCCTCGACTCCAGCCTCGGCTACTTCCTCGTGCCGCTCTTCAACGTCGCCGCGGGCTTCGTGTTTTTCCACGAGCGCCCGCGTCCGCTGCAATGGACCGCCATCGCTCTCGCCGCGAGCGGCGTGGCATGGATGCTGTTTCGCGTCGATCACATGCCGTGGGTCGCGCTGTTGATCGTCGCAACGTGGAGCGGCTACGGCTTGATCCGGAAAAAATCGCCGATGGGCGCCCTCGACGGACTCACCGTCGAAACGCTGCTCTATCTGCCGGTCACGGCTGGCTACCTCATCTGGCTCGCCGCGCACGGCGCCGGCGCCCTCGGACACGTGAGCGCGCAGGAGCATGTGCTTGTGCTTTGCTCCGGCTGGATCACCGCCATCCCGCTCGTGTGGTTCGCCTACGGGGCGTTGCGCGTGCGCCTGACCACACTCGGCCTGTTGCAATACATCTCGCCGTCGCTCGCGTTCCTCGTCGGCTGGCTCGTCTACCACGAAGCGTTCGACGGCCTGCGCGCGGTTTCCTTCGGGCTGATCTGGTGCGGCCTCGCTTGCTACACGGCCGACAGCTTCTGGTCGCAGCGCAAGGCGCTCTTCGGCTGA
- a CDS encoding nuclear transport factor 2 family protein: MNAAHVSLSRKVARDLRTRETPPSERLSYPFGGHTPLLQLLLALLVFLSGAVDIHAQRTTLADVLKAAVLRADETRVYAMLAADTAALDDMLAADCLYVHANGVAQTKPQFLAALKSGQFKYAALRYAAAPQVRLYGDAAVLQGTTQIEVTGPDGKTVKLTLLVTAIYAMLNDRWQLVSYQSTNAATAPGH, from the coding sequence ATGAACGCCGCGCACGTCTCCCTGTCCCGCAAGGTAGCCCGCGACCTCCGGACGCGGGAGACCCCGCCCTCGGAGAGGCTGAGTTACCCGTTCGGCGGTCACACGCCGTTGCTACAGCTCCTGCTCGCGCTGCTCGTTTTCCTTTCCGGCGCGGTCGACATCCACGCGCAGCGCACGACGCTGGCCGACGTCCTGAAGGCCGCCGTGCTGCGCGCCGACGAGACGCGCGTCTACGCCATGCTCGCCGCCGACACCGCCGCGCTCGACGACATGCTCGCCGCCGACTGCCTCTACGTGCACGCGAACGGCGTCGCGCAAACGAAGCCCCAATTTCTCGCCGCGCTGAAATCCGGCCAGTTCAAATACGCCGCCCTGCGCTACGCCGCCGCTCCGCAGGTCCGCCTCTACGGCGACGCGGCCGTCTTGCAGGGCACCACGCAAATCGAAGTCACCGGACCGGACGGGAAAACCGTGAAACTCACCCTTCTCGTCACGGCCATCTACGCGATGCTCAACGATCGCTGGCAGCTCGTGTCTTACCAGTCGACCAACGCCGCGACCGCTCCCGGCCACTAG
- the yciA gene encoding acyl-CoA thioester hydrolase YciA gives MESPAPERTEPQGELVIRTIAMPADTNANGDIFGGWLMSQMDLGAAIVAKNISRSRVTTVAVDGMVFHNPVYVGDIVNCHAHLVRVGRTSMRIHIEAWVQRGRDGKLLQVTEGVFTYVAINDQGRPHPVHRE, from the coding sequence ATGGAATCGCCCGCCCCCGAACGCACCGAGCCCCAAGGGGAACTCGTCATCCGCACCATCGCGATGCCGGCCGACACCAACGCCAACGGCGACATCTTCGGCGGCTGGCTCATGTCGCAAATGGACCTCGGCGCCGCCATCGTCGCGAAAAACATCTCGCGCAGCCGCGTCACGACCGTCGCCGTCGACGGCATGGTGTTCCACAATCCCGTCTACGTGGGCGACATCGTGAACTGTCACGCGCATCTCGTCCGCGTCGGCCGCACCTCGATGCGGATCCACATCGAGGCGTGGGTGCAACGCGGCCGCGACGGCAAGCTGCTCCAAGTCACCGAAGGCGTCTTCACCTACGTCGCCATCAACGATCAAGGCCGGCCGCACCCGGTCCACCGCGAATGA
- the deoC gene encoding deoxyribose-phosphate aldolase, with translation MSLSGNAAFRRLFNEIGTVDQVGIEERVAKYGTRSIKKASKVKGLKLAASMVDLTTLEGKDTPGKVASLCQKALHPHEGLDCPQVAAVCVYPSMVKHARRALGEDTAVRIASVATAFPSGQAPLKTRLAEVRAAVEDGADEIDMVINRGAFLAGDFGLVQDEIAAVVEACGEATLKVILEVSELETYDNIRAASFIAMRAIRPGDFIKTSTGKTSLNATLGNNQVMIEAIRDYYLDTGIPIAMKPAGGIRTAKQALTFLIAVKETLGDEWLNNTRYRFGASSLLNDLLRQLEKEKTGAYQAPYYFSEASESY, from the coding sequence ATGTCACTCTCTGGGAATGCGGCGTTCCGGCGTCTGTTCAATGAAATCGGCACGGTGGATCAGGTGGGAATCGAGGAGCGCGTGGCCAAATACGGCACACGCAGCATCAAGAAGGCCTCGAAAGTCAAAGGGCTCAAGCTCGCGGCTTCGATGGTCGACCTGACCACGCTCGAGGGCAAAGACACGCCGGGCAAAGTCGCCTCGCTCTGCCAGAAAGCGCTGCATCCGCACGAGGGTCTCGATTGCCCGCAGGTCGCCGCGGTGTGCGTCTATCCGTCGATGGTGAAACACGCCCGCCGCGCGCTGGGCGAAGACACCGCGGTGCGCATCGCGTCGGTCGCGACCGCCTTTCCCAGCGGCCAGGCGCCGCTCAAGACCCGGCTCGCCGAGGTGCGTGCCGCCGTCGAGGACGGCGCGGACGAGATCGACATGGTGATCAATCGCGGCGCGTTTCTCGCGGGCGATTTCGGCCTGGTGCAGGACGAGATCGCTGCCGTCGTCGAAGCCTGCGGCGAAGCGACGCTCAAGGTCATCCTCGAAGTCAGCGAACTCGAAACCTACGACAACATCCGCGCGGCGTCCTTCATCGCCATGCGCGCGATCCGGCCGGGCGACTTCATCAAGACCAGCACCGGCAAGACCTCGCTCAACGCCACGCTCGGCAATAATCAGGTGATGATCGAGGCCATCCGCGACTACTACCTCGACACCGGCATCCCGATCGCGATGAAGCCCGCCGGCGGCATTCGCACCGCGAAGCAAGCGCTGACCTTCCTCATCGCGGTGAAGGAGACGCTCGGCGACGAGTGGCTCAACAACACGCGTTACCGCTTCGGCGCGTCGTCGCTCCTGAACGATCTGCTGCGCCAGCTCGAGAAGGAAAAGACCGGTGCCTACCAAGCCCCTTACTACTTCAGCGAAGCCTCCGAGTCTTACTGA